The following nucleotide sequence is from Citrus sinensis cultivar Valencia sweet orange chromosome 6, DVS_A1.0, whole genome shotgun sequence.
CAAGTCACAGCGAAGGCAGCAATTCAACCAACACATAATTGATCACCAAGACACCAACACCAAAGAGTATTTCAAGTtgctaaatataaaatttaggtGTTGGCAAAACCATTTGTCCCATTGTACTTAAAATTGGCCCTCCCAATATCACAATACCATAAAACTACAGACATTCAGAATACTCTCTTTCATTAGATTCGAGAAATGAATCCCAACAATCGATAAAATGTAGTTATACTCAGTGATATGTAAAAAAGATCCCAATCAAAGGTCTTAAGAGCAGCTGCTTCATACTAACACTTCTTCTTTGTCCAACAGACTTGAAACCTCATCACTTACAAAAATCATTACAGAGATTTATCCCATGTACTCACTTCCACATAACCATGAATACAATGTACtgaaaaatatatcatttagagAATCTTCTTACTCCAATACCAATTTTGATATCTAAACATATAAACGAACCGAAAACAGAAGTTTCAAAATTAGCCAAAATACCAATCCATCATTGATTTCTTAAGCACTAGACTTCACTCTATGTGTTTGACAGAAAAGGTCCTCGAGCCAACAAGGGTGCGGATTCTGAAAATCTGTGGAttcaattacatttttttcatcttgaaTGAGTGAGAGAGATGAGAGCACACATGGAGAGAGAAAGGGGCGGTGGAAGAAAGGCAGAGAGAGATGAAGAAAAGGAATATTAAGATGAATTTGAagtttaaaatcaaataaaaataacattttaacCTTATGCAATGACAATATTGACTAAGTATCAGCCCCAACTCTGGAAAGAGTCTTCAAGGTGGAGAATCAACAGCTTAAAGAAATTCTCATGAGCCAAGCAGACTCTTGCATACAAGAAATAGATAAAGCATACAAGAAATAGATAAAAGAGCAATTATGGATAAGAAACAAGGTTTGAGAAAAAGGGAGGAGTTAATAATGGAGACAAAtgtttaacaaaaacaaaaaaacaaaatgggaACCATAACATCTTCATGGAAGGTGACAAACCAGGATATTGAATCAGAGCCTGCGTTCCaccatttttctcaaatatgGCAACTTTCTGAACTGTGCCAAATGCAGAAAATACCTATCACGGATAAAGAGGCAGCACTCTTTCAGCAAAACTAATGTAGTAAAACAGTAATGCATTAGAATGAAGCATGCATATATAGAATTCTCACTGTGTTAAGAACGTCTACTGTGACAGCATACTGCATATTCTCAATTGAAGCCAGAAGTACATTGCTCTCaagttctttcttttttccatcAGGACCAATAGTAGGCTGAAGGTGACAGCTTGTTAGTACACACTCATActaaaaaaacacacacaccaaaaaaagaagagagggGTTTTGGGTGTGGCAGGGGGCAGTAGTTTGCTGTGGTGTATTGTCAAGAGGGATACCTGCATAACGCCCTCAATTGCAGTAGGATTCACAGGAAGATAGGGATTTGTATAGTCCCTGCAGTGTTAGACAAACAAACCTATATTCGTCATTGATACATTAGACACCATAGCCTACACAGAAGCTTCAGAAACTGTAGCAGAAATTCGGAAGCattcaaacaaaattataaacaagGCAAAACTTAAATCATCATGCAAATCAACTTAAACATTGAACACCACATATGATGCACACAGGGATCTGCAAGGAAGTTCCTAGCATGAAATTAGAGAATATAATGCAATAGAGAATTTAAAATGCTCATAGTGGTTTGGCAAACAAGGCTAAATATAAACTGTAACGCGAATTTAAAAGTTGTAAGAAGAGTTTAAAAATTGTTCACATAACCAAAGTGATACTTCAATATAATTTCACAGTCAATGGACAAGGAACTCGGACAACAGTAACATTTGCAAATGCATTAAACTACCATCaaagattaagaaaattaCTATGCAGCCATGACAGCTTCACTAAGGCCCTAGATGACAAGAAGCACACGCATCAATTAGCAAGAACTcaaatgacaaaaaagaaCACTGTACGAGTAAGAGACTTAAGCAATAAACATgatcacaaaaaaataaataaataatcagaTTATCAACTTCTTAAGTTCACCATTACCTGCTCCTATGAGACTGAAACTTGATATTCAGATCTGTGTGCGCAGAATAAGAAATACGCAAATGACAGGAACCAACATGCTCTGGAAGCAAGTACCTAATTGACACATCATGACACAAAATAAGCAAATTCCAAATAATGTTCCTGCTAAGTCTACACTAATTACAATCGAAACATGCACAATATGAAATAGTTGAGGTGCGCAGAAGCAGTGCATGCCTGGGAATACTTCTCCCGTCCAAAGCATTCCTGGCAGAAGATGCAGTCTCAGCATCGGTAAACTGGATTAACGCCTGCCAAGATATGTCACGGAGTTGAGAATAACACAGAAAATCAAAGGAAATTTCAAAGATATGCAGAACCAATATCTGATCTCTTACCTGGAAACCAGCAGCCTTTTCAAAGGTGGCAATCTTATGCACAAAGCCAAAAGCAGAAAAGACCTAAAACAAGTACCAGATAGACATGATCACatcttaaagaaaaattaaagatgtaCGATAAATCTACCACCAGGAATCATCTCAAACATCATTTcaccgggggggggggggggggggggggagaaaagaaattgcaaACAGATAAGATATAAGTGCAGAATGACACCTGTACATATATGCCTCAAGATAGACCTTAGAAAGGTGTATGACGGACATGATAAAATTTCCAAACTGTCTCCAACAAAAGCATCTAAATAAGAGGCATAACCATCTGTGATCCAATTGGTTATAATCAAAATTGACATAATTTAATCAAGTTGTAAAGAACAGATAAAAACAGTCTTCGTTCAGGTCCTCCAAGTTAACTAATTATAAGTGGCATACACCAACTGCAGTTCAATTGATTTTAAACATGTATGGTTTCACCTTTAAAGACTCTGATCATGAAACACTAAGCCACATCTGCTCCACAGTAACTTTAGAGTTTAACATGTCATTTCAAGCTTGGATAATGAGAAGCATACACGGGCTCATAACATCAGATTATGCAAAACCAGACGTGATAACAAGCAAGTAGAAAGCACTTACCAAGTGAATAACATCAATGCTCACATCACCAGCTTCAACACCTTCGATGGTTACCAGTAAGACATTTCCAGGAACATCTCCTGGACTCTTGTTGTTCACAATTTCATGTCTATTTGAATACTGAATATACACAGTTTTACCACGAACCTGTGCAGGCTCTGATGACGAAGCATAATAGGAAACCATCGAAATGGCTTGATTCAAGTCTGCCTGCAAGATATAACTGTGTTTATTAGCTCGTCcgattagataaaaaaaaccctaaatcAACTAATCATAAACTTTCTAACAATAGTTCAAATTCTCAAGAATTTTCCCAGAACCTAATTTCTACAGAACCAAACAGGCcgaaaattgaaacaaaacagAATTGAACAAGCGAAAAAGGACCGCAGCACTTACGAATTCGACGAAGGCCTGGTTTCGATTGGCGCCGACATTGCACTTGGTGTTGACGATCTTGCCGAAGGGTTTACATAGCTCAACGAGCTCCTCTTCTATGCACTCCCAGGGCAAGTTACGGAGGTGGAGGACCTTCGATGGAGTCTGCGTGTACCGGAATTGCGGCTGGCTCGAGCTCGACATCTAGGGTTTTGGTGTGTTTTTTATTCTGTTTGGTTGTCCAGAAAGGAAAATTCGGTGATTTTTCGGAAAGTTTTTATCGCTGTTTGTGATTACGAATCAGTTTTTTATGTTTGCGAGAAATGACAGTATGACACCGTGTCCATGTGGTTATGACTGGGGTTTTTATCTAGTGAAGGGTGTGTTTGTTTGTGCCCGTCAGGTAAAATCGCATTTTGAGACGGAATTATCATTTCATGAATTTTCATCTTCTGGTTGTtgtgcataaaaaaatttagagaagcGGACTGTTAGGTTACAacgtttgaaaaaaatatataaaaaggcATATAAgtcttttattcattaataattctatttattttaataaaaaaaagataatattgtatatttataataaaatacgAAAAATGACTGTTGGCCCCTCAATATTtggagaaaaatatataaaactcCCTAATgtttctaaaagaaaagacaTACAACTTCATCtctattaataaatttcatttattttaattcagaAAAAGGTATTATTAGTAGTAAGGGAGATTGACACTTTCACCCCTatagtaatcaacatataccattttttcccttaatgtttttataatgACCAAAAATCCTCGTGACaacataagtttacaatattacctttattttcaactactcttttatttatatttattataaattaaataaattacatgaatagaaactaaataaaaaattaaacattaaaaacaagaaatatatgttttgatatgagcaaaaaaattaataataaattgtttttcttgtacttagttattttgtgaaatttttctcattaaaaatatataagaaaattattataaaatgagaaaaaaattattataagaaaacttgaatgacaaataaaaatttattataagataaataataaaatattttccctatactttttacatttaattttaaaatattacaaaatgtttcttataagaaaatgatcacaaaataaataattacaagaaaaaggttattattaatttttttgctcatatcaaaacatatattttttatttttaatacttaatttttttatttagtttctattcatgtaatttatttaatttataataaatgtaaataaaagaatatctaaaaataagggtaatattgtaaatttatgcTGTAAGGaggttttttggccattatgaaaacaacaagggggtaaatgatatatgttgattacCATCGGGGGGAAAGTGACAATCCCCcttagtagtaataataataataatgacaacaacaataataaaaaaagtaatagtcataaattattattatcattacaaACAACCATAGCAATTCTCTCTTTATCCTTTTTCCATCCTTCCAATTGCTTTGTAGCAAGCAAATAATCTGCTTCCAAACGATAGAATAAACTCATTTTATCCGTATTATTAATATCCTTCTATTGAAGTTGGtctaatttagtttttatactTGGTAAAGTAGCTTTAATATTCTCCATAGCTATCGAACTACTTTCACCAAATCTTCgataagatttaatttcaTGTCTCGCCTTAAATCGATTGAGCCAACCACttgagaaattaaattttggattaGAGTTGCCGTACATTTTCTACAAAAACTCTTTTGCTTTGGTTTGGATCATTTCTCCAGTCATGTTTACTTTCTCTTGATATTGGAGAAACCACTCATATAATACTTTTTTCAACTCGGGATATTTTGCCGGTTTGTATCTCTTCACattcttgttcttcatctcATTTGACAAATATTCAGTTGACattttaaaagtatttgatattattgatTGGCTTATGGAGAGGTCTGATCAatcaatgtaattttttttactcttttcaTATGAGAAGCCATGATTCTAATGATTTGAGtctaaagttaaaaataatggattatgtatttatagagtttgtaTTCTATGTTTCATGCACTGTGTAAAATAACACCGGTATCACACAAATTTTGTCACTATTAAAGCTAAATCTCAAGGATTATTTGTCAACCATATTCTTCCTTAATTGGGCTCACTACTCCATAATTTCTTCCTTTATAATGTGTATACAAAGCACATTATAGACCAATTTTAGCATATTCTATGATCATAGCAATCATTATTCTTAGTTGTTTCTCTTTACACCTCTTTTATACATGTACCAAGAAAACTCttcataaattaacaaatattcatttatcaataaataaataatcttgttaaaataatatttttttgaatcccaacaatattattttagagACGTTTTACCGTATGTTTTCTCACTCCTTTCCACCAATTGATGCTTATACAAATATTtaccataattttataaattaaccctggttaataaaaaattctaggTCCCCTATTAAAAGGGATTGTCACCTATGGTGTTTAAAGATTAATTGATGATGGAATCATTAATAGTCATGGTAAGACCCTTTATCATTAACTCTTTCACCTATTTTCAATCTTAGTTTAGTAGATCTTAACACACTACTTGATTTATATTCTATTTAAATGCCAAAAAGGTCATGAGAGAATACTAGAAAGTCATAATTgtccatttcatttttattattttattctcaaaatttcaTATCATATATCCTAAACAAGGAGTCTTAAGAGAATGTTAGTAAACCACCCGGCCAAAGAACCACTCCCTAACAACGGTGAGGGTAGTGGTTCGAACCAAAAAAAGCATGTAGGGggttaatttcatttttcaaatttgagtTAAGGTAGGTggcgtttatttttttgtctaaaatctgaatagacctgaattagtctgaattctgaataggtctgaatgtctgaatctgaataatatgtttattttttcgtctgaatctcataaaataagtattaagttgttttttttttcaacctaaaaagctgaaaatatgtacttttacatttgtatccttattaaatttgaatgtcaaataaataatatattaaatatcacaatattttaacatttataagtaaaactatattcaagtgaatatataattgttttggaattttaatatataaaataccataaatttcaaattttatcgtatataatataagaaataaaaaatatggatatttttatgtggggtaaatctctatgggtgagttttgggatagacatgaaaaataaattataaaacagagatattttttacattagcaagtaattgacttaatttagatttctccattaagtaaaaagccaaaaaaattaacttattttattaagtcaaaattatctaaaaagtctcattaagttataaaaacaaacacctctaattaacttaattaattaagttaagtcactttaagtcattaagttaaaaaacaaacgccaccgtAATCTTCTTTATTTCGAAATTTGAGTGGAATTGACGTTtatcgaatattagagagagtAAAAATTTAGGTAGTGCTATACAATATTTAATGTAAACTATTAGTCACACTAAttgtctgattgtaaatatcggTAATagtctcatataatatgagttgtaatttgattaGTAGTTTCAtgtaattcaaagaaaaaaaagaaaaaaattactaaaaagtaaTGAATATTCTTGTTACTTCTCGTTTAATTTCTACACATTATCACATtctcattatattgttttaatttttttgtttctagtctttttattctcatttttttttccttatccATGTTTTATCGAGATaagaaattgagaaaaagTATTAGAaagtaattgaaattaaagtgaTGAAATAAGTTATGATATGTGACGacatttaatagttttttttttttttgaatgatccatcaaattaattttgtattcaCTGGCAACTCGACAAAACCAGATCTGTCATGATGTGAATTTGGCTGCTTTCAGTAACCACAAAGATTAACCGAAGATATTGAAAATTTCCGTaatgatttgtaattttaaagaagGAGTAAATTGTTGCAATTTAAGACAAATTAGTACTTTGTATCGAATATCCAAAACATACGGGGAATCTATGTGATTATCAAGAATCTGAACGACGTGTAGCGCACGTGTAACATAGCATCACACATACACATTACACACAACAGcagaaataaaagaacacaAGCTCGGTCAAAACCCTAGAATTCGAAACGAAGAGAGTGACtgcaaagaagaagaagaagaagaagaaattttctcTAGTTTCACACTCTCTTCTGCCTTCACCGGCATCTATCAAACGACGTACAGTATCTGTCcttatatttacaatttcttgattcaatttatttgttgctattttaattttttttttgggaaatagCGTTTGACTTTACCGTTCATTGATCAGATCTACGTTGCATGTTTCATTTTTACATATCATGTGTAAATTTCTTAACTCTATGATGAAATTATCTATGAGTTGAACTGGAAGATGCCGTTTCTCTATCAGCAACAATTTATTGGAGgattttgtccttttttttttttggtaaatgCTATTGAATCttgggtttgaatttttttttaattacggGTGAGTCTGTAAAAGTAGAAGCTTGCTTTGGGTAATTGGCTGCATTGCCTGTTTATGTTCAGATTGATGCATTAAGATCGCTTAGCTGTTTGATTTGCCTCCCAAGTGATGGAACGGTTAATTTATAGTTTGTGCAAACAATTTAGAAGATAAATTTTGGTTACACGGTAAGCATTTTCATGTATTGGTCTTTGATTTTGCACAGACATAAACACCAATATTGTCATGGCTGGCCAGAGGAATAGTTATGGAAAACGGAGCCACTCTCAGACAGATTATGCTGACCATGGCCCAAATAAAAGGAGATATACTGGTGATGATAGAGACCaatttataattggtccaGAAGATACCGTGTACCGATACTTGTGCCCAATTAGAAAGATTGGGAGCATAATTGGAAGGGGAGGGGAGATTGTCAAGCAGTTAAGAATAGACACTAAATCAAAGATCAGAATCGGTGAGACTGTTCCAGGTTCTGAGGAACGTGTTGTTACTGTCTACAGTGCTAGTGATGAGACTAATGCCTTTGAAGATGGCGACAAATTCGTGTCACCCGCTCAGGATGCACTATTTAAGGTGCACGATAGAGTTATTGCTGAAGAATTGCGAGGTGATGAAGACTCTGATGGAGGTCACCAGGTTACTGCTAAGCTTCTTGTACCATCCGACCAGATTGGATGTGTTATTGGGAAAGGTGGACAGATTGTTCAGAACATTCGTAGTGAAACAGGTGCGCAGATTCGCATTCTTAAGGACGAGCATTTACCTTCTTGTGCTTTGAGGTCAGATGAGCTTGTGCAGGTATTCTggatgaattttataaatttcctaTAGTGTTCTGCTATGCCTGGAGATTCTTtgttaaatttgttaatatcTTCTTGGCTTTGGCTTCTGACTGGGTTGCTTGTCATAatgttattttacttaatattcttttttctggCTGCCAGATATCTGGGGAAGCTTCAGTTGTGAAAAAGGCTCTATGTCAAATTGCATCTCGCCTTCATGATAATCCATCTCGGTCTCAACACTTGCTTGCTTCTGCTATTTCCAACTACCACTCTTCCAGTGGTTCACTTGTGGGTCCAACTGCTGCCGCTCCAATTGTGGGAATAGCTCCATTGATGGGTCCTTATGGAGGATACAAAGGTGATACTGCTGGAGACTGGTCACGTTCTTTATATTCAGCTCCAAGGGATGATTTGtcttcaaaagaattttcccTTCGGTTGGTCTGTCCAGTTGCTAATATTGGAGGGGTTATAGGCAAGGGCGGTGCCATAATCAATCAGATAAGACAGGAATCTGGTGCAGCTATAAAAGTTGATAGCTCATCGACCGAAGGAGATGATTGTTTAATAACTGTTTCATCGAAGGAggtgaatattttttcttttgttgtttgtttttatgcATGGTTAATTATGGAGGGTCTTGGTGTGTATAGTTCTAAACATATTCAAATTTGGGGCCGTTCAGTTTTTTGAGGACACACTATCTGCAACTATAGAAGCAGTCGTTCGGTTGCAACCCAGGTGCAGTgagaaaattgaaagagatTCAGGGCTTATCTCATTCACAACCCGACTTCTAGTTCCAACCTCTCGTATTGGATGCCTTATTGGTAAAGGAGGATCTATTATAACTGAGATGAGGAGACTGACCAAAGCTAATATTCGCATACTTCCTAAGGAAAACCTCCCAAAAATTGCATCTGAAGATGATGAGATGGTGCAGGTAAAGTCTAAATTAAAGCCTTTACATGTGTATTCTGAAATTTGTCCTGTATATttagcttcttttttatttctcctCCCTTCATCTGATAGAAacattgttaatttcatatgATCAGATATCTGGAGACCTTGATCTTGCCAAGGATGCTCTCATACAAGTAATGACGCGGTTGAGAGCAAATCTTTTCGATAGGGAGGGTGCTGTTTCTACGTTTGTGCCTGTTTTGCCTTACATTCCCGTGTCAGAAAATGGGTCAGATGGCTTAAATTATGAAAGTAGAGATAGCAAAAGGCATGGACGTGGACCTCCTTATGGTGGCTATGGATCA
It contains:
- the LOC102618721 gene encoding polypyrimidine tract-binding protein homolog 1 isoform X1 translates to MSSSSQPQFRYTQTPSKVLHLRNLPWECIEEELVELCKPFGKIVNTKCNVGANRNQAFVEFADLNQAISMVSYYASSSEPAQVRGKTVYIQYSNRHEIVNNKSPGDVPGNVLLVTIEGVEAGDVSIDVIHLVFSAFGFVHKIATFEKAAGFQALIQFTDAETASSARNALDGRSIPRYLLPEHVGSCHLRISYSAHTDLNIKFQSHRSRDYTNPYLPVNPTAIEGVMQPTIGPDGKKKELESNVLLASIENMQYAVTVDVLNTVFSAFGTVQKVAIFEKNGGTQALIQYPDITTAAVAKESLEGHCIYDGGYCKLHLSYSRHTDLNVKAYSDKSRDYTVQDQTLLATQQIPSIPAAPLVWQSHQAAPMYSGSEYATAVPGQVPPGQVPSWNPSAQARPAAYVSASGPFPGQTYPQSPVSAYATAPTPTGSSPLSLTQPGVPPVRPGGASPPGHPPYYVR
- the LOC102618721 gene encoding polypyrimidine tract-binding protein homolog 1 isoform X2 codes for the protein MSSSSQPQFRYTQTPSKVLHLRNLPWECIEEELVELCKPFGKIVNTKCNVGANRNQAFVEFADLNQAISMVSYYASSSEPAQVRGKTVYIQYSNRHEIVNNKSPGDVPGNVLLVTIEGVEAGDVSIDVIHLVFSAFGFVHKIATFEKAAGFQALIQFTDAETASSARNALDGRSIPRYLLPEHVGSCHLRISYSAHTDLNIKFQSHRSRDYTNPYLPVNPTAIEGVMQPTIGPDGKKKELESNVLLASIENMQYAVTVDVLNTVFSAFGTVQKVAIFEKNGGTQALIQYPDITTAAVAKESLEGHCIYDGGYCLQ
- the LOC102619226 gene encoding KH domain-containing protein HEN4; this translates as MAGQRNSYGKRSHSQTDYADHGPNKRRYTGDDRDQFIIGPEDTVYRYLCPIRKIGSIIGRGGEIVKQLRIDTKSKIRIGETVPGSEERVVTVYSASDETNAFEDGDKFVSPAQDALFKVHDRVIAEELRGDEDSDGGHQVTAKLLVPSDQIGCVIGKGGQIVQNIRSETGAQIRILKDEHLPSCALRSDELVQISGEASVVKKALCQIASRLHDNPSRSQHLLASAISNYHSSSGSLVGPTAAAPIVGIAPLMGPYGGYKGDTAGDWSRSLYSAPRDDLSSKEFSLRLVCPVANIGGVIGKGGAIINQIRQESGAAIKVDSSSTEGDDCLITVSSKEFFEDTLSATIEAVVRLQPRCSEKIERDSGLISFTTRLLVPTSRIGCLIGKGGSIITEMRRLTKANIRILPKENLPKIASEDDEMVQISGDLDLAKDALIQVMTRLRANLFDREGAVSTFVPVLPYIPVSENGSDGLNYESRDSKRHGRGPPYGGYGSSDLAAGDSYGSYGSSQLGGTGSAYGSYGSYSSGRSGSGLSSHAPVSRRKSYY